The following proteins are encoded in a genomic region of Desulfosporosinus youngiae DSM 17734:
- a CDS encoding Cof-type HAD-IIB family hydrolase, whose protein sequence is MTIRLVAMDLDDTLLRDDWTISPRVVEAIQKAKAQGVKVTIATGRMPISTRPYAKQLGLDVPVITYHGAMTQQAVSGEIIFRCVIPSTLASEIIQDVSRQGIYAQIYLKDRVITQTFNEWSQEYARIASVRIEEADLSKLLSQEPEGVEKILCIAAESDLDKLAPFLRQHYGNKVHITKSKPHFLEIIEGSVNKGVALAALADRFGIQQQEVMAIGDSFNDLEMIQYAGLGVAMGNARSEVKELADIVTVTNEEDGVAEAIERFVLNINV, encoded by the coding sequence TTGACGATTCGTTTAGTAGCTATGGATCTTGATGACACATTGCTGAGGGATGATTGGACAATCTCTCCGCGAGTGGTGGAAGCAATTCAAAAGGCTAAGGCGCAGGGGGTAAAAGTGACGATTGCCACCGGGCGGATGCCTATATCGACACGACCTTATGCCAAGCAATTGGGACTGGATGTTCCAGTGATCACCTATCATGGGGCGATGACTCAGCAGGCTGTCAGCGGAGAAATAATTTTTCGGTGTGTAATTCCCAGCACTCTAGCCTCTGAGATTATTCAGGATGTCAGCCGGCAGGGAATTTATGCTCAGATTTATCTCAAGGATCGAGTGATTACGCAAACATTCAATGAATGGTCACAGGAGTACGCGCGGATCGCCAGTGTTCGAATTGAGGAAGCTGACCTGTCGAAGCTGCTTTCTCAGGAACCGGAAGGGGTGGAGAAAATCCTCTGTATCGCGGCGGAGTCTGATCTGGATAAATTAGCCCCCTTCTTGCGTCAGCATTACGGAAACAAGGTGCATATTACCAAGTCCAAACCCCATTTTCTCGAAATAATCGAAGGCTCTGTGAATAAAGGAGTTGCCTTGGCCGCTTTGGCGGACCGTTTTGGAATTCAGCAGCAAGAGGTAATGGCCATTGGAGATAGCTTCAACGATTTAGAAATGATTCAATATGCCGGCCTTGGGGTAGCCATGGGAAATGCCCGTTCGGAAGTAAAGGAATTAGCGGATATTGTAACTGTCACAAATGAAGAAGACGGAGTGGCGGAGGCTAT
- the uvrA gene encoding excinuclease ABC subunit UvrA, whose product MTQDYLRVRGARAHNLKNIDIDIPRNKLVVITGLSGSGKSSLAFDTIYAEGQRRYVESLSAYARQFLGQMDKPDVDSIEGLSPAISIDQKTTNRNPRSTVGTATEVSDYLRLLYARIGHPHCPKCGQGITQQTVQQMVDQLMSFPERTRLQILAPLVKGKKGEHQKVFEDARKAGYVRVRVDGEARDLSEEILLAKNKKHSIEIVIDRISLKPEVAERLADSLETALKLGEGNVIADIIDGDELRFSENFACPDCGIALEEISPRLFSFNSPYGACPKCTGLGANLVVDIDLIIPDRSLSLEAGAIAPWAKSSSVYYPKMMQAVAHNLGFGMDTPIQELNESQWKGLLYGTETPITFQYQNIFDQEKTYNTNFEGLIPFFDRRYRESTSDYVRSEIEGYMSEHLCPACQGKRLKPEALAVKVGGISIDDLSRLSITEAISFVNSLVLTPKEETIAHQILKEIKERLGFLMNVGLDYLTMARAAGTLSGGEAQRIRLATQIGSSLMGVLYVLDEPSIGLHQRDNARLLATLKRLRDLGNTLIVVEHDEDTMVAADHIIDIGPGAGAHGGRVVAEGPIEEIKSNQESVTGQYLSGARQITVPKERRQPNGKWLEVLGARENNLKNVDVRIPLGMFTCVTGVSGSGKSTLVNEIIFKGLASKFGRARVRPGAHEELKGLEHLEKVIEIDQSPIGRTPRSNPATYTGVFDFIRELFSITPEAKMRGYKQGRFSFNVKGGRCEACKGDGIIKIEMHFLPDVYVPCEVCEGKRYNRETLEVRYKGKNISQVLDMTVDEAVDFFQAVQKIARKLQTLQDVGLGYIRLGQPATTLSGGEAQRIKLATELSRRSTGKTIYILDEPTTGLHTADIDKLLQVLHRLVDGGDTVLVIEHNLDVIKTADWLVDLGPEGGNRGGEVLIAGRPEDIADFPASYTGQYLKRYLLNE is encoded by the coding sequence ATGACCCAAGATTATCTACGCGTGCGTGGAGCACGTGCCCATAATTTAAAAAACATTGATATTGACATTCCCCGTAATAAACTAGTCGTTATCACGGGGTTGTCCGGCTCGGGAAAATCATCCCTGGCCTTCGATACAATTTATGCTGAGGGACAGCGGCGTTATGTAGAATCACTTTCCGCCTATGCACGGCAGTTCTTGGGTCAAATGGACAAGCCGGACGTAGATTCTATCGAAGGGCTTTCCCCGGCGATTTCTATTGACCAAAAAACGACCAACCGCAACCCCCGCTCCACAGTCGGTACGGCAACTGAGGTCTCAGATTATCTTCGTTTGCTCTATGCAAGGATCGGTCATCCCCATTGCCCAAAGTGTGGTCAAGGGATTACTCAGCAGACAGTTCAACAGATGGTGGACCAATTAATGAGTTTCCCGGAACGGACAAGACTGCAGATATTAGCCCCACTGGTTAAAGGGAAAAAAGGAGAACATCAAAAGGTCTTTGAAGATGCTCGTAAAGCGGGGTATGTTCGGGTGCGGGTTGACGGGGAGGCCCGGGACCTTAGTGAGGAAATCCTGTTGGCAAAAAATAAAAAGCATTCTATTGAAATTGTGATTGATCGCATTTCTCTGAAACCTGAAGTTGCGGAACGTTTGGCGGATTCTTTAGAAACAGCCCTTAAACTTGGAGAGGGAAATGTCATCGCAGATATCATTGATGGAGACGAGCTGCGTTTCAGCGAAAACTTTGCCTGCCCGGATTGCGGGATTGCTCTCGAAGAAATCTCACCGCGTCTTTTTTCCTTCAATAGTCCCTATGGAGCTTGCCCGAAGTGTACAGGATTAGGGGCAAATCTGGTGGTGGATATTGACCTGATCATTCCGGATCGTTCCCTGTCTTTAGAAGCAGGAGCAATAGCGCCCTGGGCCAAGTCCAGCTCAGTTTATTACCCGAAAATGATGCAGGCCGTGGCCCATAACCTTGGTTTCGGGATGGATACTCCGATTCAGGAACTCAATGAGAGCCAGTGGAAGGGGTTGCTCTATGGAACAGAGACCCCCATAACCTTTCAGTATCAAAATATATTTGATCAGGAAAAGACCTACAATACCAATTTTGAAGGACTGATTCCCTTTTTTGATCGCCGTTATCGTGAGTCAACCTCTGATTATGTGCGCTCTGAAATAGAAGGGTATATGAGTGAACATCTTTGCCCGGCATGTCAGGGAAAACGACTAAAACCTGAAGCTTTGGCGGTGAAGGTTGGCGGAATCTCGATTGATGATTTGTCCCGTCTTTCCATTACAGAGGCGATTAGTTTTGTGAATTCTCTTGTGCTTACGCCTAAAGAAGAAACCATTGCCCACCAGATTTTAAAAGAAATCAAAGAACGGCTGGGTTTCTTAATGAATGTAGGACTGGATTACCTGACCATGGCACGTGCCGCAGGCACGCTTTCCGGCGGAGAAGCACAGCGGATTCGCCTGGCAACTCAGATTGGCTCAAGTTTAATGGGTGTCCTATATGTCCTGGATGAACCGAGCATCGGCCTCCACCAACGGGATAATGCCCGGTTGCTGGCAACCCTTAAGCGGTTGCGGGACCTCGGAAATACCCTGATCGTAGTAGAGCATGATGAGGATACGATGGTTGCTGCCGACCATATCATTGATATCGGTCCCGGTGCAGGGGCTCATGGCGGGCGAGTGGTGGCCGAAGGACCGATCGAGGAGATTAAGTCCAATCAGGAATCAGTAACGGGTCAATATTTAAGCGGTGCCAGGCAGATCACTGTACCTAAGGAACGGCGGCAGCCGAATGGTAAGTGGCTCGAAGTGTTGGGCGCCCGGGAAAACAACTTAAAAAATGTCGATGTGCGTATTCCTTTGGGTATGTTTACCTGTGTGACCGGAGTTTCAGGTTCGGGAAAAAGCACATTGGTCAATGAGATTATATTTAAGGGATTAGCGTCTAAATTTGGCCGGGCCCGGGTCCGCCCTGGAGCACACGAGGAGTTAAAGGGACTGGAGCATCTGGAAAAGGTAATTGAGATTGATCAGTCTCCCATAGGACGGACCCCCCGTTCAAACCCTGCAACCTATACGGGCGTTTTTGATTTTATCCGCGAACTTTTCTCGATAACTCCGGAAGCAAAAATGAGGGGGTACAAACAAGGACGGTTTAGCTTTAACGTCAAAGGGGGGCGCTGTGAGGCTTGTAAGGGAGATGGAATCATTAAGATCGAGATGCATTTCCTGCCTGACGTCTATGTGCCCTGCGAAGTTTGTGAGGGAAAACGCTATAACCGGGAGACCTTGGAAGTGCGCTATAAAGGAAAAAACATTTCTCAAGTCCTCGATATGACGGTCGATGAAGCGGTTGATTTCTTCCAGGCAGTCCAAAAGATTGCGCGCAAACTTCAGACCCTTCAAGATGTGGGGCTTGGCTATATACGCCTCGGTCAACCCGCAACCACTTTGTCGGGAGGAGAGGCTCAGCGCATTAAGCTGGCTACAGAATTGAGCCGGCGCAGTACAGGGAAAACAATTTATATTCTCGATGAACCGACTACAGGTTTACACACGGCAGATATTGATAAACTTCTCCAGGTGCTTCACCGCCTAGTGGATGGGGGAGACACCGTTCTCGTCATTGAACATAATCTGGATGTCATCAAAACCGCGGACTGGCTGGTTGACCTCGGTCCTGAGGGCGGCAATCGGGGTGGAGAGGTGCTGATTGCGGGGAGACCGGAGGACATTGCGGATTTTCCGGCCTCTTATACAGGGCAGTATCTAAAACGTTATTTGCTTAACGAATAG
- the uvrB gene encoding excinuclease ABC subunit UvrB, with product MEFRIHAPYQPGGDQPQAIDALAAGLKNGSNHQTLLGVTGSGKTFTMANIITKVQRPTLILAHNKTLAAQLYSEFKEYFPENAVEYFVSYYDYYQPEAYVPSSDTFIEKDASINEEIEKLRHSATAALLERRDVIVVASVSCIYGLGSPEDYRDLVLSLRQGQVIDRNEILRKLIGIQYDRNDIAFTRGTFRVRGDIVEIYPASSSERVIRVDMFGDEIEHIYEINMLTGEILGERYHVSIFPNSHYVTAQEKIMLAAENIEIELEEQLKILNSENKLIEAQRLEQRTRYDLEMLREMGFCNGIENYSRHLTFREPGETPYTLLDYFPEDFILFVDESHVSLPQVRGMYEGDRSRKTTLVNYGFRLPSALDNRPLTFAEFERKIKQSVYVSATPGPYELAHCPMLVEQIIRPTGLLDPEVILRPTKGQIDDLLGEIRQRIENDERVLVTTLTKKMAEDLTDYFINLDIKVKYLHSDIKTLERVEILRELRLGEIDVVVGINLLREGLDLPEVSLVAILDADKEGFLRSDRSLIQTIGRAARNAEGKVIMYGDKITQSMQKALNETNRRRAIQMAWNEKSGITPQTIRKAVYAGPEATKVAEAQKAYGNKLPPDELAQLIENLEAEMRLAARDLDFERAAEIRDAMIDLKGEENKYKMTSQQGKGRKNTRYDQKAHRKQGSARKR from the coding sequence ATGGAATTTCGGATACATGCCCCATACCAACCCGGTGGGGATCAGCCCCAGGCCATTGATGCCTTGGCCGCAGGTCTAAAAAATGGCAGTAACCACCAGACATTGCTGGGAGTTACTGGGTCGGGTAAGACATTTACGATGGCAAATATTATTACCAAGGTGCAAAGGCCAACCCTAATACTGGCCCATAACAAAACCTTGGCTGCCCAACTTTACAGTGAGTTCAAAGAGTACTTTCCTGAGAATGCCGTGGAGTACTTCGTGAGCTACTATGATTATTACCAACCCGAGGCTTATGTTCCTTCGAGTGATACCTTCATCGAAAAAGATGCCTCCATTAATGAGGAAATTGAGAAATTGCGTCACTCCGCAACTGCCGCGCTGCTGGAGCGTCGTGATGTGATTGTAGTAGCCAGCGTTTCCTGTATTTACGGTTTAGGTTCTCCGGAGGATTACCGAGACCTTGTCCTTTCCCTGAGACAGGGACAAGTTATTGATCGTAATGAGATTTTACGTAAGCTGATAGGGATCCAATATGACCGCAATGATATAGCATTTACCCGGGGAACCTTTCGGGTACGTGGAGATATTGTGGAGATTTACCCCGCTTCCTCCAGCGAACGAGTGATTCGTGTCGATATGTTCGGAGATGAAATTGAGCATATCTATGAAATTAATATGCTGACAGGGGAGATCCTGGGGGAACGGTATCATGTCTCCATTTTCCCGAATTCACACTATGTCACTGCTCAAGAAAAGATTATGCTGGCGGCAGAGAATATCGAGATAGAACTCGAAGAACAATTGAAAATCTTGAATTCCGAAAACAAACTTATTGAAGCCCAGCGCCTGGAGCAACGAACCCGCTATGACCTTGAAATGCTTAGAGAAATGGGTTTTTGTAATGGTATTGAAAACTATTCCCGTCACTTGACCTTCCGTGAACCAGGAGAAACTCCTTACACCTTACTTGATTATTTCCCGGAGGATTTTATTCTTTTTGTGGATGAATCCCACGTATCCCTTCCTCAGGTAAGAGGGATGTACGAAGGGGACCGCTCACGAAAGACCACCTTAGTGAACTACGGGTTTCGCCTGCCCTCTGCTCTGGATAACCGGCCCTTGACCTTTGCTGAGTTTGAACGGAAAATTAAACAAAGCGTTTATGTCAGTGCCACGCCAGGACCCTATGAATTGGCACATTGTCCGATGCTTGTCGAGCAGATCATTCGCCCCACGGGGCTATTGGACCCGGAAGTTATTCTCCGTCCGACCAAAGGTCAGATTGATGACTTGTTAGGAGAAATTCGCCAACGGATCGAGAACGATGAACGTGTCCTGGTCACAACCTTAACCAAAAAAATGGCTGAGGATCTGACGGATTACTTTATCAACTTGGATATCAAAGTAAAGTATCTTCATTCGGATATTAAGACTCTTGAACGGGTGGAAATCCTCCGCGAACTTCGCTTGGGCGAGATCGATGTCGTAGTAGGGATTAACCTTTTGCGGGAAGGACTGGATCTGCCGGAGGTTTCTCTCGTGGCGATTCTTGATGCGGATAAAGAAGGGTTTCTTAGATCGGATCGTTCCCTCATTCAGACCATTGGTCGTGCGGCGCGAAATGCCGAAGGTAAAGTTATTATGTATGGAGATAAAATCACTCAGTCGATGCAGAAGGCTCTTAATGAGACAAACCGGCGCCGGGCAATTCAAATGGCTTGGAACGAGAAATCAGGAATTACTCCGCAAACCATCCGCAAGGCTGTATATGCCGGGCCGGAGGCTACGAAAGTGGCCGAGGCGCAAAAGGCTTATGGGAACAAATTACCTCCGGACGAGCTTGCTCAGTTAATTGAGAACTTAGAAGCCGAAATGCGCCTCGCGGCCCGGGACTTAGACTTTGAGCGGGCGGCCGAAATCCGGGATGCTATGATTGATTTAAAAGGAGAAGAAAACAAATACAAAATGACCAGTCAACAAGGAAAAGGCAGGAAAAACACCCGCTATGACCAAAAAGCGCACAGGAAACAAGGCTCTGCCCGAAAACGATGA
- a CDS encoding sugar ABC transporter substrate-binding protein, translating into MSKKLRFLFIFFPLCLSLTISGCGLQDLLGKNKNKTSAKTQDQTIIAVSLNNEDPNKLLISKGIEDLAKKEDVQIKYMDSESEKESPLKDAKILIYQGGDTSILQKSQAEEIPVLALTQLPSGVKPEGIIIPDQEKAGELMAQTLVGKTSEGQVIVLQGDPNETGSQELLAGNTAVLSKYPKLIVHTIATPKGSESVARTSLIDFLQKNPDTVQGILAHNEKLAVQASEVLKQMQLDKKISLIGGQASIPSLDRMSKGSQSGDIDTAPYLQGANAYQWAQKVIKKEPLEVEHSLTSEQGEIPAKVVAVKAVTPANLAVTQKSYTTTMQSAEQDKKKKEQASDKGSKEKEQSKDEEKGQNDTKKEEGQSGDQQGGLPQGVEKVTERVKTETTRDYLDAEGKVLGTEKTVNEQVKTVPPEMLKQQAEQSKDASKEQGDQAKDKGKEEGK; encoded by the coding sequence ATGTCAAAGAAGTTGCGATTCTTATTCATCTTTTTTCCTCTATGTCTTAGTTTAACCATAAGTGGCTGTGGTCTACAAGACCTTTTAGGAAAAAATAAAAATAAAACTTCAGCTAAGACTCAGGATCAAACCATTATTGCAGTTTCGCTAAATAATGAGGACCCTAATAAGTTACTTATTTCTAAAGGGATTGAAGATCTGGCCAAGAAAGAAGATGTACAAATAAAGTATATGGACAGCGAATCGGAAAAAGAATCCCCTTTGAAGGACGCCAAGATTCTAATTTATCAAGGGGGAGATACGAGTATTTTACAAAAATCCCAAGCCGAAGAGATACCTGTTTTAGCCTTAACTCAGCTTCCGTCCGGAGTAAAGCCTGAAGGAATAATAATTCCGGACCAAGAAAAAGCCGGTGAGCTTATGGCCCAAACATTGGTAGGTAAAACGAGCGAAGGTCAAGTCATTGTCCTACAGGGAGACCCGAACGAAACCGGCTCTCAAGAACTCTTAGCAGGCAATACGGCAGTTCTGAGCAAGTATCCCAAGCTCATAGTACACACCATCGCTACTCCAAAAGGCTCCGAATCGGTTGCCAGGACAAGCCTGATAGACTTTCTTCAGAAAAATCCGGATACGGTTCAAGGGATTTTGGCTCATAATGAAAAGTTAGCCGTGCAGGCCAGTGAAGTCCTCAAACAAATGCAGCTGGACAAAAAAATAAGTCTGATTGGCGGACAAGCTAGTATCCCATCGTTGGATAGGATGTCCAAGGGCTCTCAAAGCGGGGATATTGATACCGCTCCATATTTGCAGGGGGCTAATGCTTATCAATGGGCGCAGAAGGTTATTAAGAAAGAACCTCTGGAAGTAGAGCATTCACTTACCAGCGAGCAAGGAGAAATACCGGCTAAGGTTGTAGCGGTTAAGGCAGTTACTCCAGCTAATCTGGCGGTCACTCAGAAAAGTTATACGACAACGATGCAAAGCGCAGAGCAAGATAAAAAGAAAAAGGAGCAAGCCTCGGATAAAGGTTCTAAAGAAAAGGAGCAAAGCAAAGACGAAGAAAAAGGGCAGAATGATACAAAGAAGGAAGAGGGACAGTCCGGAGATCAGCAAGGCGGCCTTCCTCAGGGGGTTGAAAAAGTTACGGAACGGGTGAAAACAGAAACAACACGAGATTATCTGGATGCTGAGGGGAAAGTATTAGGCACGGAGAAAACCGTAAATGAACAAGTTAAAACGGTTCCTCCGGAAATGTTAAAGCAACAAGCAGAGCAATCTAAAGACGCTTCGAAAGAACAGGGGGATCAGGCTAAGGATAAAGGGAAAGAAGAGGGAAAATAA
- a CDS encoding HDOD domain-containing protein has protein sequence MPIKLEHVLKRVQALPPLPTSALRVIALTKNPDTTVKDLETVISQDPSLAAGILRQANSAYYGYARRISSLQEAIVMLGFQVTQGLAMASAVAPLLKTNLLGYEIEQEGLWKHSMLTAMTAKRLCQYKKLPYGDTAFTAGLLHDIGKLVISVYVQEVGSFLVEKVKEVKLSYVELEEKVIGYNHAAVGGFLARSWFLPEDLVSPISYHHSPSLAPSYPELASVVHVANGLANLLGIGGGVDSLLNPIQQEALDRLSLEETDLEYLLADLGEFLVDPSLFS, from the coding sequence TTGCCTATTAAATTGGAACACGTATTAAAGCGTGTACAAGCTCTTCCTCCTCTGCCAACATCTGCTTTACGGGTTATTGCCTTAACTAAAAACCCTGACACAACTGTAAAAGATCTGGAAACCGTGATCAGTCAGGATCCCTCACTCGCTGCAGGGATCTTACGACAAGCTAACTCTGCGTATTACGGCTATGCAAGGCGAATCTCATCTCTCCAAGAAGCCATCGTCATGCTTGGTTTTCAGGTGACACAAGGGTTAGCAATGGCTTCTGCCGTCGCCCCGTTACTTAAAACCAATCTTTTAGGTTATGAGATCGAACAAGAGGGCCTCTGGAAGCATTCAATGCTGACTGCCATGACCGCCAAACGTCTTTGTCAATATAAGAAACTTCCTTATGGAGACACCGCCTTTACTGCAGGTTTGCTTCATGATATCGGAAAACTGGTGATCTCTGTTTATGTTCAGGAAGTAGGCAGTTTTCTGGTCGAGAAAGTAAAGGAGGTAAAGCTTTCCTATGTTGAACTTGAGGAAAAAGTTATAGGCTATAACCATGCTGCTGTCGGCGGCTTCCTGGCAAGAAGCTGGTTTCTGCCGGAAGATCTTGTTTCCCCAATTTCTTACCACCATTCTCCTTCACTTGCCCCAAGTTATCCTGAACTTGCCAGTGTCGTTCATGTTGCTAATGGGCTGGCCAATTTACTGGGAATCGGCGGCGGCGTGGATAGTTTGCTAAATCCTATACAACAGGAAGCACTTGATCGACTATCCCTTGAGGAAACCGATCTGGAATATTTGCTGGCTGACCTTGGAGAATTTCTTGTCGATCCGAGCCTATTTAGTTAA
- a CDS encoding S41 family peptidase, giving the protein MQEWNMKRVAKRVGVIFLIFSVLVTTLVSGIVIANVNNVGRLVHVVQLIRHDYLENVSTSQLVEGATKGIVEILGDPYSTYMNAQENKELFEILEGKFGGIGIVLSLKDPKKLVVLRPIKNSPASKAGIQSGDVVSKINDADTAGMDQDKAVGLMRGEPGTKVNLAVYRESTNKTFTVSLTRENITVPTVDGQALPGHPDIAYISITQFGSDTGTELKDTFNTMNIKQFKGLILDMRYNHGGELNAAVQVASYFIPDGPVVYIVDKQGNVDTKMATGTYLGMPMVVLVNEESASAAEIVAGAIKDKGTANLVGVKTFGKGIVQTIFPLDGGTSVKLTTAKYLTPNKLDIHKKGIEPDIVAELPKGQQATITPQDTNFDPQLQKALQTLREKLK; this is encoded by the coding sequence TTGCAAGAGTGGAACATGAAACGAGTTGCCAAACGTGTTGGAGTCATCTTCCTGATTTTTTCTGTTCTGGTGACCACGTTGGTAAGTGGGATTGTAATTGCTAACGTCAATAACGTGGGGCGGCTAGTGCATGTTGTACAGCTTATCCGCCATGATTACTTAGAAAATGTATCGACATCTCAGCTAGTGGAAGGTGCGACAAAAGGGATTGTAGAAATCTTAGGAGATCCATACTCCACATACATGAATGCTCAAGAGAACAAAGAATTGTTTGAAATACTTGAGGGAAAGTTCGGTGGGATAGGAATTGTTCTGAGCCTCAAGGATCCCAAAAAGCTAGTTGTATTACGCCCCATTAAGAATTCGCCGGCCAGCAAGGCTGGAATCCAATCGGGTGATGTGGTCAGTAAGATTAACGATGCCGATACAGCTGGGATGGACCAGGATAAAGCAGTAGGGTTGATGCGTGGGGAGCCCGGCACAAAGGTAAACCTGGCAGTCTACAGAGAGAGCACGAATAAGACCTTCACAGTGAGTTTAACCAGGGAAAACATCACTGTTCCGACCGTTGACGGGCAGGCCTTGCCCGGGCACCCGGACATAGCCTATATCAGTATTACCCAGTTTGGCTCCGATACCGGTACGGAACTTAAGGACACCTTTAATACAATGAATATCAAGCAATTTAAAGGACTCATCCTGGATATGAGGTATAACCACGGCGGAGAGCTTAATGCGGCCGTACAAGTTGCCAGTTACTTCATTCCCGACGGTCCGGTTGTTTATATAGTTGATAAACAAGGGAACGTTGATACAAAGATGGCAACAGGTACCTATCTGGGAATGCCGATGGTCGTACTTGTAAACGAGGAAAGCGCTTCTGCCGCCGAGATCGTTGCCGGAGCGATCAAGGACAAAGGAACGGCAAACCTGGTGGGAGTAAAAACATTTGGGAAAGGGATTGTGCAAACGATCTTCCCTTTAGATGGAGGGACCAGTGTTAAACTAACAACGGCTAAATATTTAACCCCTAATAAGTTGGATATCCACAAGAAGGGAATCGAACCCGATATCGTGGCTGAGCTGCCCAAAGGACAACAAGCCACTATTACTCCTCAAGACACCAATTTTGACCCTCAACTTCAAAAGGCGCTGCAGACTCTGCGAGAGAAACTCAAATAG
- a CDS encoding murein hydrolase activator EnvC family protein encodes MFGKKVIPTVLVSLLLLGNMASPSRADQLGESIEQQQDIQNKKDQAQGKLNKLTYTSDIMKNQLAKLETEVAQAQTDLNQKKLAYTQAQNQVTLAQKELEQKQAELEDRRLALGKRARGIYESGQISHLELLFQSSDLSDFITRMEYFTKLVDNDRQLLAGIEEQKVQINQKKSELQVKRDQAAKIQAQAAAVSMDLEKKKSQQRDALDQNLKAQQAAFDEVDRLEAESKALSEKIRKLQAAQAGKGKSGNGTISTWPVPGYYQISSPFGWRTHPITKKRSLHTGTDIVAPTGTKIYAAGAGVVIVAGWNTAYGNMTIIDHGSGISTLYGHQSRLDVSEGQAVEANEVIGAVGSTGWSTGAHLHFEVRVGGNTTDPLQYFPN; translated from the coding sequence TTGTTTGGGAAGAAAGTCATACCAACCGTGCTGGTTAGTCTTCTTTTGCTTGGGAACATGGCATCGCCTTCCCGGGCCGATCAGCTTGGAGAAAGTATTGAACAGCAGCAGGACATTCAAAACAAGAAAGATCAAGCTCAAGGGAAGCTAAACAAGCTTACCTATACGTCCGACATAATGAAAAATCAGCTGGCTAAATTAGAAACTGAAGTTGCACAGGCTCAAACAGATTTGAATCAGAAGAAGCTTGCTTATACACAAGCACAAAACCAGGTCACCTTAGCCCAAAAGGAATTGGAGCAAAAACAAGCGGAACTTGAAGACCGTCGGCTGGCCCTGGGAAAACGAGCCCGGGGAATTTATGAGAGTGGGCAGATTAGCCATTTGGAACTGCTCTTCCAGTCCTCAGACCTTAGCGATTTCATTACACGTATGGAATATTTCACCAAACTAGTGGACAACGATCGTCAATTGTTGGCGGGTATTGAAGAGCAAAAGGTTCAGATTAACCAGAAAAAGAGCGAGCTGCAAGTCAAAAGGGATCAAGCTGCCAAGATTCAAGCCCAGGCGGCTGCAGTCAGCATGGATCTGGAGAAGAAAAAATCCCAGCAGCGAGATGCTTTAGATCAGAATCTTAAAGCCCAACAAGCGGCGTTTGATGAGGTTGATCGGCTGGAAGCCGAGTCTAAAGCCCTGTCAGAAAAGATTCGCAAATTGCAGGCGGCCCAGGCCGGTAAAGGAAAGAGCGGGAATGGCACAATTTCAACTTGGCCGGTACCCGGCTATTATCAGATTAGCAGCCCCTTTGGCTGGCGGACTCATCCGATTACGAAAAAACGCAGTTTGCATACCGGTACGGATATTGTCGCTCCGACCGGGACTAAGATTTATGCCGCCGGAGCAGGAGTTGTCATTGTAGCCGGATGGAATACGGCTTACGGAAATATGACAATTATTGACCATGGCAGTGGGATCTCGACACTCTATGGGCATCAGTCCCGCCTGGATGTCAGTGAAGGTCAAGCCGTTGAGGCCAATGAAGTGATTGGGGCTGTGGGCTCGACAGGATGGAGCACAGGTGCACACTTGCATTTTGAAGTCCGAGTGGGCGGAAACACGACTGACCCTCTGCAGTATTTTCCTAATTAA